A region from the Candidatus Omnitrophota bacterium genome encodes:
- a CDS encoding tryptophan synthase subunit alpha: MQQIRATFDRLRHQRRKALIPFVMGGDPSLASTPSMLLALQDAGADLIEVGIPFSDPLADGPIIQAASARALAAGATPARVLAAVAAARPRLTVPVVALSYWNPVAQFEGQPGLEALRAFVRGARRSGLSGVIVPDLPVEESFAFRRIAGREQVAMILLAAPTSPAARLRMIARASSGFVYYVSVTGTTGIRRALPPHLVDGVRQLKLLTTQPVCVGFGISTPAQAAMIARVADGVIVGSAVIRAMAQGTTTSRKISNAAQCVARLRKAL, from the coding sequence ATGCAGCAGATCCGCGCCACGTTTGATCGGCTCCGGCATCAGCGCCGCAAGGCGCTCATCCCCTTCGTGATGGGAGGGGATCCGAGCCTCGCCTCTACACCGTCGATGCTGCTGGCACTCCAAGACGCCGGCGCTGATCTCATCGAAGTAGGCATCCCGTTTTCTGATCCGCTGGCCGACGGCCCCATCATCCAAGCAGCCTCCGCAAGAGCGCTGGCCGCCGGGGCGACCCCGGCCCGCGTGCTGGCTGCGGTCGCCGCGGCGCGCCCCCGGCTCACCGTGCCCGTGGTGGCGTTGTCGTACTGGAATCCCGTTGCGCAATTCGAGGGGCAGCCCGGCCTTGAGGCCTTGCGCGCGTTTGTGCGTGGAGCCCGCCGCAGCGGCCTTTCCGGCGTCATCGTCCCGGATCTGCCGGTGGAGGAAAGCTTCGCCTTTCGCCGGATCGCCGGCCGCGAGCAGGTCGCGATGATCCTGCTCGCCGCGCCGACGAGCCCGGCGGCGCGCCTGCGGATGATTGCGCGCGCCTCCTCAGGGTTCGTGTATTACGTGTCCGTGACCGGCACGACCGGCATCCGAAGAGCGCTCCCGCCGCATCTGGTCGACGGGGTGCGGCAACTGAAGCTGCTGACGACACAACCGGTCTGTGTGGGCTTCGGCATTTCAACACCGGCGCAGGCCGCGATGATCGCCCGCGTCGCCGATGGCGTCATCGTCGGCAGCGCGGTCATCCGCGCCATGGCGCAGGGAACCACGACGTCCCGCAAGATCAGCAACGCCGCACAGTGCGTCGCGCGGCTGCGGAAGGCCCTCTGA
- the trpB gene encoding tryptophan synthase subunit beta, producing MIRRQTLPDRSGHFGPFGGKFVPETVMAALTELEREYAAARRDPTFRRALRSLLRDYAGRPTPLYFAKRLSHRLGVNIYLKREDLLHTGAHKINNTLGQGLLAVRMGKQRLIAETGAGQHGVATATVAALFGLTCEVFMGEEDMQRQALNVVRMRLLGATVTPVTGGTKTLKDATSEAIRNWVTTVRTSHYCIGSVVGPHPYPMLVRDFQSVIGQEARRQILQKTGRLPDLLLACVGGGSNAIGLFHPFRHDRRVEMIGVEAGGSSLTPGHHAATLMKGRPGVLHGANSLLLQDRFGQVLPTESISAGLDYPGVGPEHAYYQLVKRARYVAVSDRRALQGAQLLARTEGILPALEPAHAIGYLAQAAWRLRRGAPIIVGLSGRGDKDVQTLARHLHAADPRHV from the coding sequence ATGATCCGACGACAAACACTCCCTGATCGCAGCGGCCACTTCGGTCCATTTGGCGGCAAGTTTGTGCCGGAAACCGTCATGGCCGCCTTGACCGAGCTTGAGCGCGAGTACGCGGCCGCCCGCCGCGACCCCACCTTCCGGCGAGCGCTGCGCTCCCTTTTGCGCGATTATGCCGGGCGCCCCACACCGTTGTATTTCGCCAAGCGCCTCAGCCATCGGCTGGGGGTCAACATCTACCTCAAACGCGAAGACCTGCTGCACACCGGCGCGCACAAGATCAACAATACGCTCGGACAGGGACTCCTGGCCGTTCGGATGGGCAAGCAGCGCCTGATTGCTGAAACCGGAGCCGGGCAGCATGGCGTGGCCACAGCGACGGTCGCGGCCCTCTTTGGCTTAACCTGTGAAGTCTTCATGGGCGAAGAGGATATGCAGCGGCAGGCCTTGAACGTCGTGCGCATGCGGCTGCTTGGAGCCACCGTCACCCCAGTCACCGGTGGGACGAAAACGCTCAAAGATGCCACCAGTGAAGCGATCCGCAATTGGGTGACGACGGTGCGCACCTCGCATTATTGCATCGGCTCAGTCGTCGGCCCGCATCCGTACCCGATGCTGGTGCGCGATTTTCAATCGGTCATTGGCCAGGAAGCCCGACGACAAATCCTTCAGAAGACCGGACGGTTGCCGGATCTGCTCCTGGCCTGTGTGGGCGGCGGCTCAAACGCCATCGGCCTGTTTCATCCATTCCGGCATGATCGGCGCGTGGAGATGATTGGTGTTGAAGCCGGCGGCAGCTCGCTGACCCCAGGCCACCATGCCGCCACGTTGATGAAAGGACGCCCCGGTGTGCTGCATGGCGCCAACAGCCTGCTCTTGCAAGATCGTTTCGGCCAAGTGCTGCCGACCGAATCCATTTCCGCCGGCCTTGATTATCCAGGCGTCGGCCCTGAGCATGCGTACTATCAACTTGTGAAGCGAGCTCGGTATGTCGCGGTCAGCGACCGGCGCGCACTGCAGGGCGCGCAGTTGCTGGCGCGCACCGAAGGCATTCTGCCAGCGCTCGAGCCGGCCCATGCCATCGGCTATCTTGCCCAGGCAGCATGGCGCCTGAGGCGAGGCGCTCCGATCATTGTCGGACTCTCGGGCCGCGGCGATAAGGACGTCCAAACGCTCGCCCGCCATCTTCATGCAGCAGATCCGCGCCACGTTTGA